Proteins from one Anopheles nili chromosome 2, idAnoNiliSN_F5_01, whole genome shotgun sequence genomic window:
- the LOC128731938 gene encoding structural maintenance of chromosomes protein 5 yields the protein MSQTIVGKIASVSLQNFVTYDSVVLYPDEYLNIILGPNGTGKSAIVAGIVLGMGGTCKLLSRCENIDSYIKNGKDSATIRISIYHDNQRTVQWFTRKFDHNRTNTFQIDNETVSQQAYLQQIRTYNIQVENLCQFLPQDRVQDFTKMNPRELLLNTQASVCTAEVQRWYEELKELYSSQQKSKTLVQENAIRILDLEARLANLGLQLESMRVRREFEVKMRVCQARKAWLEYEELFVQYTGIVSDHKLAKKSAVDKEQQYNECKDEMSAILAKKNELEQSKAKQVAIAQRSTDEINGLEEKTERLEDSIVRQKRELLDALSKAEERHMELEEAKVMLAAFVQDCADAATLLGSEDQVKRQIASTDMAESKIRAENDLLMGRRQELNQKIDTDLKPEMMSIQRSIETIENVANNRLKILQTRFEGTYRAVMWLRENQHLFQGKIYEPMILELNVPVLENVPYLENTIGVRDLIAFTCEHTEDMNLFLRKIREEMRIEGVNAIQSDPADQLHYQPRYPIAVLQRFGFHKYLIEMVEGPFPVLNGLCKLYGLHNIPVGKPESAKYVTSLPDEIGVFFTPTNRFQVSKSRYTGEKSTRSDALRTMNLLNRSTDHALLAEKRQQHQRLVRECDKIRNQRGQIENHIKDLQDRCAKVREEKRDLQEQLSKYQQTKMKVQRQQQKCTELTQRLINVDEERIKFEESCQAIIKQILDGQRRKVEALEQYAAASREHDLVEQRLRIFEEQNNEREANFRSIEDAHLSAKRTFANVEKKLADVKEKTNKKNGEARSLTRNKTPDKPDFPYREQFATLPDTIEQVESHLEDLRVRFECLPEENESAYEEHAQKQRQLEKLRSGSASGEQSVASLESRMVELHGRWFPEMQRVVQKINGKFSHFMSSMGFAGEVELIWQDERNYDQYGIRIFVKYRNEEKLSALDRKLQSGGERAVAIAIYTLSLQHMTQVPFRCVDEINQGMDPTNERKVFNMLVDETCREGQSQYFFVTPKLLPRLKYNDKMNVIVVHNGKFIENPDVFIPPNQRG from the exons ATGTCTCAAACGATAGTTGGAAAGATTGCATCTGTGTCGTTACAGAACTTTGT GACGTACGATTCGGTTGTGCTCTATCCGGATGAATATCTCAACATAATACTCGGACCAAACGGGACCGGAAAATCAGCTATCGTTGCCGGTATCGTGCTCGGAATGGGAGGCACCTGCAAGCTTCTTTCCAGATGCGAAAAT ATCGATAGCTACATCAAGAACGGGAAGGACAGCGCCACTATTCGCATTTCGATCTACCATGATAACCAGCGAACCGTTCAATGGTTTACCCGAAAGTTCGACCATAACCGCACCAACACGTTCCAAATCGATAACGAGACGGTTTCGCAGCAAGCCTATTTGCAGCAGATCCGTACGTACAACATTCAGGTTGAAAATCTGTGCCAGTTCCTGCCGCAGGACCGCGTGCAAGACTTCACGAAGATGAACCCACGTGAGCTGCTGTTAAACACACAAGCGTCAGTTTGCACGGCAGAAGTGCAGAGGTGGTATGAGGAGCTGAAGGAACTGTACTCTTCccagcagaaaagcaaaaccctgGTTCAAGAAAATGCAATCCGAATACTAGATCTAGAGGCGAGGTTGGCGAATCTAGGGCTGCAGCTGGAATCGATGCGCGTACGGAGGGAATTTGAGGTGAAAATGAGGGTGTGTCAGGCGCGTAAAGCATGGCTGGAATATGAGGAGTTGTTCGTGCAGTACACGGGCATAGTCAGTGATCATAAACTGGCCAAAAA GTCAGCGGTGGACAAAGAGCAACAGTACAATGAATGCAAGGACGAAATGTCAGCGATCTTAGCGAAAAAGAATGAACTGGAGCAGTCCAAAGCGAAACAGGTCGCGATAGCGCAGCGTAGCACAGACGAGATTAACGGGCTGGAGGAGAAAACCGAACGGCTGGAAGATTCAATCGTGAGACAGAAGCGCGAGTTGTTGGATGCATTATCAAAGGCAGAAGAAAGGCATATGGAGCTGGAAGAGGCTAAGGTCATGTTGGCTGCGTTCGTACAAGACTGCGCAGATGCGGCCACGTTGCTTGGTTCCGAGGATCAGGTTAAGCGGCAAATCGCCAGCACCGATATGGCTGAATCGAAAATTCGCGCTGAAAACGACTTACTAATGGGCCGGCGGCAAGAGTTGAACCAGAAGATCGACACCGATCTGAAGCCGGAAATGATGAGCATCCAGCGAAGCatcgaaacaatcgagaacGTAGCGAACAACCGGTTGAAGATATTGCAGACAAGGTTCGAGGGCACGTACAGAGCGGTGATGTGGCTGCGTGAGAATCAACATCTGTTCCAAGGCAAAATCTACGAACCGATGATCTTAGAGCTGAATGTGCCTGTGTTGGAAAACGTTCCATATCTGGAAAACACGATCGGTGTGCGAGATTTGATTGCGTTCACGTGCGAGCATACGGAGGACATGAATCTGTTTCTGCGCAAAATTCGCGAAGAGATGCGCATCGAGGGAGTGAATGCGATCCAAAGCGATCCGGCGGACCAGTTGCACTACCAACCGCGATATCCGATCGCCGTTCTGCAGAGGTTCGGCTTCCACAAATACCTGATCGAAATGGTAGAGGGACCATTCCCAGTGCTAAACGGGTTGTGCAAGCTGTACGGGCTTCACAACATCCCCGTCGGTAAACCGGAGTCAGCGAAGTACGTCACTTCGCTGCCAGACGAGATCGGTGTGTTCTTCACGCCCACCAACCGCTTCCAGGTATCGAAATCCCGCTACACCGGAGAAAAATCTACTCGGAGTGATGCGCTACGTACAATGAATCTGTTGAATCGCTCCACCGATCATGCTCTGCTGGCTGAGAAGcgacagcagcaccagcggcTGGTGCGCGAGTGTGACAAAATCCGCAACCAACGCGGCCAGATCGAGAACCACATCAAGGATCTGCAGGATCGGTGTGCCAAGGTGCGGGAAGAGAAACGAGACCTGCAGGAGCAGCTGTCGAAGTATCAGCAGACGAAGATGAAAgtccagcggcagcagcagaagtgCACTGAGCTGACGCAGCGGCTCATCAACGTGGACGAAGAACGGATCAAGTTTGAGGAGTCTTGCCAAGCCATCATCAAGCAGATTCTGGACGGGCAGCGGCGAAAGGTCGAGGCGCTGGAGCAGTACGCAGCAGCCAGCCGAGAGCACGATCTGGTCGAGCAGAGGTTGCGCATCTTCGAGGAGCAAAATAACGAACGGGAGGCTAACTTCCGCTCCATCGAGGACGCTCACCTGTCGGCTAAGCGGACGTTCGCTAACGTGGAAAAGAAGCTGGCAGacgtgaaggaaaaaacgaacaagaaaaatggcgaggctcgctcgctcacgcgGAACAAAACGCCTGACAAGCCAGACTTTCCATACCGCGAGCAGTTTGCTACGTTACCGGACACGATTGAGCAGGTGGAGTCGCATCTAGAGGACTTGCGCGTTCGATTCGAATGTTTGCCCGAGGAGAACGAGTCAGCATACGAGGAACATGCTCAAAAACAACGCCAGCTGGAGAAATTACGCTCGGGTAGCGCCAGCGGTGAGCAGAGCGTAGCCTCGCTCGAAAGTCGCATGGTCGAGCTGCACGGACGATGGTTTCCGGAAATGCAGCGCGTCGTGCAGAAGATAAATGGCAAGTTTTCGCACTTCATGAGCTCGATGGGTTTCGCCGGGGAGGTGGAGCTGATATGGCAGGACGAG CGTAATTACGATCAGTACGGCATTCGGATATTCGTGAAGTACCGGAACGAGGAGAAGCTGAGCGCTCTCGATCGCAAACTCCAGTCGGGTGGTGAACGAGCGGTCGCGATCGCCATCTATACACTCTCGCTGCAGCACATGACTCAGGTGCCGTTCCGATGCGTGGACGAAATCAACCAGGGTATGGACCCTACCAACGAACGCAAGGTGTTCAACATGCTCGTGGACGAGACGTGCCGCGAGGGCCAATCGCAATACTTTTTCGTTACACCGAAGCTGCTACCGCGGCTCAAGTACAACGATAAGATGAACGTTATCGTGGTTCACAACGGGAAGTTTATCGAGAATCCGGACGTCTTTATACCACCCAACCAGCGGGGATGA